In a single window of the Elaeis guineensis isolate ETL-2024a chromosome 6, EG11, whole genome shotgun sequence genome:
- the LOC140858404 gene encoding uncharacterized protein, producing the protein MEGFGPRSYNDGRMQLGTYGGRPAPPPSGVYDSRSYSASYDSSANPSSGYGYGSREVKLDKGKRSSGSSKKVWVFSDPEFQRKKRVASYKLYAVEGRVKGSIKRSFRWLKDRYTQVVYGWW; encoded by the coding sequence ATGGAGGGTTTCGGACCGAGGTCCTACAACGACGGAAGGATGCAGCTCGGGACCTATGGCGGCCGTCCGGCCCCTCCCCCTTCCGGCGTTTACGATTCGAGGAGCTACAGCGCGTCCTACGACTCCTCCGCCAACCCAAGCAGCGGCTATGGATACGGTTCCAGGGAGGTCAAGTTGGACAAGGGGAAGAGGTCATCCGGTTCTTCCAAGAAGGTGTGGGTCTTCAGCGACCCGGAGTTCCAGAGGAAGAAGCGGGTGGCGAGTTACAAGCTCTACGCCGTCGAGGGGAGGGTGAAGGGGTCCATCAAGAGAAGCTTCCGATGGCTCAAGGATAGATACACCCAGGTGGTTTATGGCTGGTGGTGA